A stretch of Schistocerca americana isolate TAMUIC-IGC-003095 chromosome 3, iqSchAmer2.1, whole genome shotgun sequence DNA encodes these proteins:
- the LOC124605165 gene encoding cyclic pyranopterin monophosphate synthase-like, whose product MVDVASKLVTERTATARAKVFVGPELMKQIRENGLKVLSVARLAGIVGSKQTSSLIPLCHNISLSSVAVDIELDSALNCVIVTGTAKCRGQTGVEMEALTAVSVSALTVYDMCKAVSHDIVISEIMLLAKSGGTRGDFHRT is encoded by the coding sequence atggtcgacgtggcttcgaagctggtgacagaacggactgctacagcacgagcaaaggtttttgtgggacccgaactgatgaaacaaataagagaaaatggcctgaaggtacttagcgttgctcgcctggcgggaattgtggggtccaagcagacgtccagccttatccctctgtgtcataacatatctttatcctctgtggctgtggacattgaactggactctgctctcaactgtgtgattgtaactggcacggcaaagtgtagagggcagacgggtgtggagatggaagctctcactgctgtatcggtgtctgccttaacagtgtacgatatgtgcaaagctgtgagtcatgacattgtgatatctgaaataatgcttctggccaaaagtgggggaactagaggagacttccaccggacatga